The genome window CTCCATGGTTTATCTGCCTAGTTGCGTAAGCCACAAACGCCAAGCGCAGCCTCCTTCACGAGGCTGCGCTTGGCGTTTGTGATAACCAGTGTGGGAAAGGCTAGCGTTAGCGAATGACGAGCTTGCGCATTTCGCTGGCGTTGTCTGATTCCAGCCGCACGTAGTAAAGTCCGTTGGCAAACTTGCTTAAATCGAGGGTCCGGGTTTCCCGGTCGTTCAGTTCGCTGAGCACTTCCCGGTACATGAGCGTTCCAATAACATTGAGTACGCGCAACTCCACCTTGCGGCCTTCAAAGCCATTGATGGCAACGTGCACGATGCCAGTGCTGGGGTTGGGGTACACCAACAGGGCTTTGTCTTCGCTAGCGGGGCGGGCGGGGGCAGCCGGGCGTGGCGTGATCGGCTGGGCCACAGCAGATAGCGTACTACTGCGGAGCCCGCCTATCAGTAGAACGAATAAAACTAAACAGCGTAAGGGTTGCATCATATAGGGTAGTGGGAGCGAGGGAAAGTGCCGAACGGAATGGGTATTAACGACGGACACGAGTTTAGGTTAGCAAAAGTAACAGAGGTTTTATCTTCTCATGCCAGAATATAACTCATCTTCGATAAATGAAGCGTCTTTATCTTCGCTCTCACCCTTTTACCCGATGAAATAAGTTGGACGTTGTCATTATTGGGGGCGGTTTGGGCGGACTCTGTGCGGCCCTTGACTTGCGCCAGCGCGGGCACGCCGTGACGCTGGTGGAGCGCCAGCGCTACCCGTTCCACCGGGTGTGCGGCGAGTACATTTCCAACGAGGTGCTACCCTACCTGCGCCGCCTCGGCCTTAACCTCCTGGCGCTGGCTCCCGCTCAGCTTACCCACTTTCAGCTCAGCTCCCCGGCCGGCCGCTTGCTCTCGGTGCCGCTTGATTTGGGCGGCTTCGGCATTAGCCGCTACCAGCTGGATGCTTTTCTGTGCGAGACAGCCGTGGCGGCCGGCGTTACCGTGCTCCAGCAGACTACCGCCATGAGCGTTGAATATGATGAAGCCGCTCGCGAGCATACCGTAACGCTAGCGGACGGGCAGGTGCTTACGGCTCGGGTGGTGCTGGGGGCCTATGGCAAGCGCAGCAGCCTTGACCGGCAGCTGCAGCGGCCATTTTTCAGCCAACGCTCGCCTTATTTGGGAGTGAAGTATCACCTGCGCTACCCCTCCATGCCTCGTCACCTAATTGCCCTGCACAATTTTGCTGATGGCTACGCGGGCATTTCGGCTGTGGAGCAGGACCGGTACTGCTTCTGCTACCTTACTACCCGCCGCAACTTGAAAGCGCACGGCAGCATTCCGCAAATGGAGGCCGAAGTGCTGGCCCGCAACCCCCACCTGCAGCACATTCTGGCGCACGCGGAGTTTCTGTACCCGCAGCCGGAAGTCATCAACGAAATTTCCTTTGCCCCCAAAACCTGCGTGGAAAACCACGTGCTGCTGCTCGGCGACGCCGCCGGGCTTATCACGCCCCTGTGCGGCAACGGCATGGCCATGGCTATTCACGGGGCCCAGCTAGCCGCCACTCGCACCGACGCGTTTCTGCGGGGGCAGCTTACGCGCCCGGCCCTGGAGGCAGCCTACCACCACGAC of Hymenobacter sublimis contains these proteins:
- a CDS encoding T9SS type A sorting domain-containing protein, translated to MAQPITPRPAAPARPASEDKALLVYPNPSTGIVHVAINGFEGRKVELRVLNVIGTLMYREVLSELNDRETRTLDLSKFANGLYYVRLESDNASEMRKLVIR
- a CDS encoding NAD(P)/FAD-dependent oxidoreductase, with the translated sequence MDVVIIGGGLGGLCAALDLRQRGHAVTLVERQRYPFHRVCGEYISNEVLPYLRRLGLNLLALAPAQLTHFQLSSPAGRLLSVPLDLGGFGISRYQLDAFLCETAVAAGVTVLQQTTAMSVEYDEAAREHTVTLADGQVLTARVVLGAYGKRSSLDRQLQRPFFSQRSPYLGVKYHLRYPSMPRHLIALHNFADGYAGISAVEQDRYCFCYLTTRRNLKAHGSIPQMEAEVLARNPHLQHILAHAEFLYPQPEVINEISFAPKTCVENHVLLLGDAAGLITPLCGNGMAMAIHGAQLAATRTDAFLRGQLTRPALEAAYHHDWHQHFGPRLRVGRAVQQLFGQPLLSEAAVAGLRLWPGAVRALMRRTHGREF